Within the Dunckerocampus dactyliophorus isolate RoL2022-P2 chromosome 10, RoL_Ddac_1.1, whole genome shotgun sequence genome, the region CATGAGGTCATGCTCAATTAATACaggtaagtgtgtgaggcagcaGAAGCAGTggcagcacacacactcacacattacACAGCCGTAAAAATATTAGTGCTGCTTTAAATCAAATTGAATGCTCAATCTCAGCTGCTTGACACATGCTGGCCTGTgttaaaaagtgtgagcacgGAAGCATAAAACTACATCATGACATCAAATCCATTGTAGTAGGTTTTGTATAAAggcaaaaatgataaatataaCTGTTCAAATATTTTGGAACTAAATTTCTCCTACCTGATCGATTCTTTTTTAGTACCAAATGGACGACCTTCTAGTTCCCATGTGCAAAGACTGGATTTGTCTTTCATTTTTCGACACATTTATTCAAACATTCAAACGATGCGAAATAAACGCTAACGTTTGTATTGATGGCACTTGATCGCCATCTAGTGGGTAGCGTGGTAACGGTAAGGGACGGTCActgtcgtaaaaaaaaaagacaccgcATTGCTTGACGGCAGAATTTGCCTTTACCAACATGGCTGCTTCATTGATATGTCGCGAAACACAATGCAGGTATTTGACTGAAAAAACAATATCCCACTGTTAAGATGATTTGATATATTGTTATTTAGAGACGTAATGTGTTTTGAGAAGTTGTTTGATACTTTGCAGGGTGAGTTCAGTTTTAAACAGAGACGTAAAGCAGTATGGAAAGAAGTACATGTTTGACAGCAATGAAGAGACGTGCTGGAATTCAGACCAGGCAAGCCATTTATTTGTACCAACTTTATTGGTCGTGTGTTCgtcaatgtttttatttccatcagGGTGAAAGCCAGTGGTTGATATTGGAGTTCCCCCAGCCCATTAGGGTTTCTGAGTTAAAATTTCAGTTCCAGGGAGGCTTCTCAGCCAAAACATGCAGGCTGGAAGGTAAAAGAGCGGCTGATGATTTTACCTCATTAAATGATGCTTTTCTGCCttattctctaaatattttaCATCTTTCTTGGCTTTTTTTCCGCAGGTTGTTTAAAAGGTGGAGATTTTACTGTGATCAGTCATTTTTATCCAGAGGACAACAACTCTCTTCAGATATCCTTCATCACTGCAAGTAATTAAATATCTTAATGGGGAATCTtaaattttaattattatactattactaGACTAGTAATATTGTAGTAGTATGTACAATACTATACTaaatagctacagtatataacgTGTAAATACCATCTTAATGTTGCACGTAAAGACTATGTTGTAAAGCGGACATTAAGCAtgtccaaaataaataaaccatgACTAAGCGGGGCTGTTCAGGACTGACATCAGACCGACCAATGAGTTCAGTCCAAAGCTTAGAAGCATCTGGCAGCAGCTGATTTATGAAAACATTATTGCGCTGCGGTTGTTTTTCCTTTAGTTCTTCTAGTAGTGCTTCTGACTTGCACTTGTCACTTTAGAAGCTGCACGTTTGCTTTTTTCTTATTTGACAGGTTTATTACAAGTGCTGAATAATATTATCCCGGGCATGTTTTTCATCACCGCTGATGTTTCAGTAAGTTTAATGGCAGAAGGACAGAATAAAACCCAAAGCTTATCTTGACTTAACTCCACACCCACTGCTTTCCCATACAGGACGCCGCTGCTGTGGACAGAGTAAAAATACTGTTGGAGAACAGTGCCGACTTTTTTGGgagaattattatttattctttggACATCCTGGGGGAGAAAGCCACATGACCATATTTTATCCTCTCACGACAGAGACGGAAAGGAAATGCACTTTTTGTGAAATGTAAAGGACGCGGGATGTCTGACTCCACCACCTCATAAATGCAATTGAGTCAAAATAGAGTtgactacttggctgcaaccagcagagacgTCGTTGATAGTCGCAAAAAGTATCTTGGAGGATAATCATCATTCCAGCACATACcaccatataaaaatacatttattagaACCTGTTTACAGTCGTTTTATGGCTGGTCTACAGCTAAACTCAATAATCCTGCTGCACAATTGCCAAGTATTGATCATTTTTGTTATGCTGCCAATAAACAATTTGTACATTTGCTACCATCTTGCCACCTGCTATACCGACAATCTCCATTTCTTTTAGCGCCATGCTGGCTTGTAGAGTCTCAGGATGTGGTCCTCTAACACCTTCTGAACTaggacacacaaaaagaaataGCATAAGAGCAAAGCAGAATTAAGGAGGTCTTGATGATGACAAAGATAAATACTCTTTTTGTGTCCAAGAGCAACTGCCAAAGCCATCGCACTGTAGCCAGAATCAGACTCTGTGGTCATGTCTGCTCCTTTggctgtaaaaacaaacaaaatgagcaTTTTAATGAGAAAGTCTGAGGCTTGGCAATGGTGTAACATGGACTTTGGTGTACCTAAAAGTGCCTCAACACATTTAACATGGTTTCCTCGAACAGCATACAGAAGAGGAGTGCCTCCGTTCTGGGAACAAAACATCAGTTAACAAGCAATCTACTTGAGTATCCCCAATTTAAGATATGTAGGATTATAAGTAATTAAAAAAGTCTGATTGATGGATATATTGTGATGaaaggctttttaaaaaatctggattttgtgtatttttaccCATCAGATGAGAAAATCTGCCAAAAATAGGGGTGCAACGGTAAAACAATTTCCTTCTTTGCGGTTTGTAGCAATATGCTGCAATCGTAACGATAGTGCATTTTATGCTTCTGTGCCTCCAATACATGACTGGTAGTAAAGAACATTAGGAATCTACAGTTACATGTATTTTGAGTCTCctagcaagtcttttttttttttttttttgctactgcattttttttctcttctacATTTTTTACTCTGTCTCTACAAGTCAAATGTTATTCTGTCTCTTGTCTGAAATAGTCACCATCCTTCACCTTGCATTGAGATATTCTATGTCACCTAATTCTCATGAATTTTAAGTCTTTCTGTCCTGCGGTCAGATACTAGTTAGGTACTTCTTAAAAACTCACTCATATCAAAGAAGTGCTATCAATACGACGTGCAGTATTTGTATCTAAGGCATGTACCCCAAACAGCTACTGACTAGTTGCTAACAACCGTGTACCCAATCATATGCGTTGACATCAACTCCACGTCTGAGTAGAGAATCGATTATATCCACATAACCTCCAGAGCTGGCCAGCGTCAGCGCACTTTCTCTGTTCCTCGCAACAATTCTGGGGTCCGCTCCCTAACATACAAAGAATGAATGATTGTCTTGATAAAACACTCCCTAAAGACTCTTTCTTTAACAATACAGGCTTCCCTCTGACCTTTTGCAAGAGAAAGTCCACCACTGCTTTCTCTCCAAACGCTGCTGCCCACATAAGAGGAGTAAAGCCACGTTCGTCCTGTATGCTCAGCAGTGAGCTATCTGTAGAAAGTGCATCATTTCATACAATGAAACAATATTGTTTGTGGTTTCATGGGTATCCATATTATtccttacttttatttaattgtgcCGCCACTTGTGACACCTCCCCCTGAGCAGCAAGCTGATGTATTGACAGAGCTTGCAATTGGAAAGAAAGCTACACTTAATACAGTCAAGGTGTTTATACAGTACTGCGGTACTCACCGTCTAATGACGCTGGGCGTGCTGTAAATTCATTCCCACGCTGCCTGTTGGTGAGAGTGGCTGAACGGTTAAACAAACCCTCTTTGTCCACATCCTCTGGAGAAACAAGAAACACAGACAGAGATGTGACAGTATGTTTACTATTGTGGCTGTACTTCTCAGTACTGTGCATCATTCTGAGAGGTGTTTAATATAATTTGGTTACCTCATTTGTCTATGTATTATTCTTTAGCTTAATTAGTTTTGAGGAAGCAGTAACACCTCTCTACGTGACGCAGTGCAGGTCTACATCAATGGAACGTACACATTGTTCAATTAATACAAGAAAAACGAACATGAAAGTCTTTGTATTGCAGCTGTACCTATAATTTGTGGCGTGTGAGTGTATATCACCCATAATGATATGAATTTAACATAGGGATCGTTTACAAAGCCGCGTTCATACTGTTTATTGAGTCGTACACCATTCGGATCCTCACCTATGGACTCAGAGGCACTTGAATGAATATTTTGGCTCTGCTCTCCTCCAGCATCCATGATTACTGCAATATAAAGGGTTAAGTAAATATAAAGTATATGCTATTGTCTACGAGCAAAGAAAAGtggttaaatatattttaaaggcTATTCGAGACGTTGCCTACTCACCAGATCCAGCTTTGCTGCCTAATTTGCGCCAACTTCCTTGTGGCAAAACTGAAAGTAGATTATTTCACACATCGCGATGGTCAGCGAGGGTGCTAAAAAGCATTTCTGTCATCAAATATCGGCTTCAATAAATGTTAATCATCGAAAGAGATCAAACTAAATCACTTAAGAATTCAATAACTCCCTTGTTCTTCACTTGAAATGCATTTGGAAGGCGGAACTGTAGTTGTTGGGTATATACTTTTCCTCTCCGGAGCAATTTATTGGTGCATACGACAACACAAACACGGAAGTAGCTGATATGACACGGCTAAAGTCGCGTTAAAGCcacaattatttatttgtggatgTAATTTTCAGCTTTCATCATGGAAGACCAAGAGATGCATCTCAAAGTCAGACGAGGTAACTATCAGCTATTGTATTGGTTACTTGTGTCGAACTGACAGTTAGCTAGGAAGCTAGCTCGTGTTAGCATTTTAAGACAGTGTCATTTGACAGAATTCAAATTTTAAAGCATTCATCTCATCATGGTCTTAAGTGTATCCTTCATATTTAGATACGTTGTTTTGTTGTCTACAGTGAGTGACAAATTTACGGAGAGCATGTACGTTCTGGCTAATGAGCCTTCCGTGGCTCTGTACAGACTGCAGGAGCACGTCAGGAGGTCACTGCCTGAGCTGGTGCAACATAAGGTCTTTGCCCACTTTCATTAGTTACACTTCCACAACTTATGGGACCAAATATGCATTTCACGAAGATAATATCGCACACTTAATTTCCACTATAAGGGAAATTAAACTATAATTGTGTAATTTTCCGTCTCATAGACTGACATGCAGAGCTGGGAGGAGCAGAGTCAAGGAGCAATCTACACAGTGGAATATGCATGCAGGTGTGTAAAGATGCATCTGCCTCTCACCAGCTTGTCTCTGTGGTTATTCGCCGCTTCATTGATTGGTAATTTGATTCCAGTGCGGTGAGAAGCATGGCGAACAGCAGCGTGTATTTCAAAAACATCGACAACCTCCTCCGGCAAGCAATCAGCATGAGGGAGCAGATTAGCACCTCTCAGGGACGCAGGTAAGGAGGCGGCACTGAACGGACGGGGTCCCCTTTTTATGTTTGTTGGCTTTACTGCTGCATGTCTTCTTCAATGATTCCTTTTTTTGTCCtgattttttatgtttgtctttttccactCCATCTTTATTAAGTTTGCATGATTCAACACCTTCAACCAGTCCCCATATTGCTGCCTCACATACCTCAGCCAAGTCCTCGTGATGGAGCTGTTCAAGGTGAGTGATTCCACACCACACATTCCCATTCTAACATGGAGTCAAGCATCAACCCCTGACCAACTGCAACAGTAAAACGTGGTCAGGGGAGGAAGCTGCAGAATCCAAGCATGTCAGCCAAGAGGAgaaaaatgcagatttaccctgtacacaacttgagatttatggagCATTTTATTCAAAGAAACTTACTATAGTTCTCCATATATCATTTTTAAAGCCCCTACAATGAGCAAGATATGGCCCATTTTTAAAtaacactaaaataaaataaaattacccCCCCTTTCAAGATATCTTGTCAGATGCATGATGGAGAGGGAACAGGATAGTGATACTGTCACTGATACTGTTGCATTATGTAGGTGGAGTTAAGTGTGTGTAGTACCCTTTTGTGGCAACATCACaaataacagaaaaacaaaagaaaaagcaaatcatAGTTGTGGAGATAGGCATACACTGAAATCACACATTTACGCATGATGatggtttgacttttgaggcatatttttctaACAATAATGTGTTTAAACTTCATGTTGTAGCATGTTTGGGGCCTTCAACTTGATAGGTTACATTGTATGTATTGACACCTAAATAGGAAATGTACATGGCCACTCAAAATCGCAAGTGTGGTGATGTACTTTTGGCAGAAATGGTTGTACTCCCCTAAATAAACTCATGAAAGTATGAAGAGTCCAGTATGTATGTtaagaaactgcattttttcaagtagtGTTTATAAAGAGAAGTATAATTATTTGAAAGAGTATTGGTGAGAAACCATCTGGGACACAACAATATTGGCACATTGTGCAGAAATGTCAAATTTGCACTCAATTGAGTAATAATACCGGAGTGGCATGGATTACAAATAACGTACTGTAGTTTATAAAGATACACAGACTCATATTTTCTGCCATTTCCAGGTGGTCTGGAATCACCAACGGTGCTAAGTGATAGTTCCATGCTCAActtattcttacagtatttaagTCGTCTTCAAACAGGATGATAGCCTTCGTTACATCAGACGAGCGTCGAGTCTTTGGCCGTAATCCCAGACTTGCGCGCCAGGACGCTCCTCATCTCATTATTGACCCCATTCCAGGGTTTAGCCTGAGCCTGTCGTAAAACAGATTCCGTAGACAAGGTCCTGTGTGAGCGAGGACCGCTGCCGCCTCCGCTACTGTAGCCGTCCACATTGCTAGCATGGCCTTGTGACTCCTCTCCAGCAGCAGGGAAATCCTCCTGCTGATAGTGCTGGTGTCTGGGACTGCCTGATGGAGTGAGCGAGATGTGATGCTGGAGGAAAGACTGCCTGCAGGGCACTCGCAGTTTGTCCACACCTATTTTCAGCTCACAGGGCCAAGAGACGGGACTGTTGCTTTCGTGCTCATTCTGAAAGAGGGTTTCTAAATGGCTGGCACGACTGCATTTAGCTATTTGGGAAACCTTAACCAGAGATTGGATCACTACTACTAGCAGGATCAAGATCCCAGAGGCCAGGACGCACACGCTGGCAATACCCGTCTCCACCTCAAATGTGAGGAGCATAAAGATGGACATAGCTGGGAAGAAATGAGATGAGAAAAGGAAGTTacattctgggaaaaaaaaattgccacgTGTACAgccattggggggaaaaaaaacgaaacaTTAAGCAACGTCTCCACCAAGCAGGGCCGCTCCATTTGCCATAGTTCAGATCTCAAAATCCTGATCAGGTTAGCATTTACAGAAGAgattaacttaacttaatttaattaattaaattataataCCCAGCAATTGTTTTGTtactctgttgttgtttttgagaCAGGTCAAAGTGGGTCGCTGTGTTGTGGATGtgactggaaaaaaaagctgtaagaCCCCAAATAAAAGTCCACCCTTCTTTTTCGGGCTGCTTTCTATTGAAAAATAGCAACTTAGTATATTCAGGTCAAAACATTAATTAGTAGTCCATTAATTGGTTGTATCTTTGCAATTGAagaaaaatggagtgcactagttagctgcaaccagcagaggcactgttcaAGTACAACAcatggcatggaaacaggagctcAGAACATTCTGAGAGATTCTCCTATCCTGCAGTTTTTTTCACATCGACATCTCTGCATTAGTTCAGCCGTGTTTACAAGCGTAACGAGCTCCACCACTGTTTGACCCTGTGTGAATAAAATGCAGACATGACCAAATCGTACCACTTGGTGAAAATAAGGCTTTAGAGTTTTGTCAGTGCTAATTTTCAGCTTTTTTGCTGTCTGGATCTGTCCAAGTGTGGACTTTACAAAAAGGTCAAATCAAAATGTCATACATTTAGTGTCTTATTTTGTGTGCAGAAAAAGGACCATGGATCCAGCCATGCCAAGGGACGCTGCAGACAGGCACAACCCAGGAATGTGACAACACTTTCCAGGCGTTTCTCCTTCACTCCACAAGCCTTTGGTTGCAGCCGAAGCAATGTCATAAAGATCACTGCTTCTGAAACTCCACATCACCCCCTCAACCACAAGCTGCTCATGGAACAGAGGACCCTAGCGCTGCCAGGTCCGGAATTAAAAACACTTAAGTCATGGACGCCACTCAAAGGAAGCATTGTTCTCTTGGGGCTCGCTGGACGAGAACAGAAGCGCTTGTTTTCTCTGCCGGGCATTCAGTTTCAAGgtttcacatttttgttttggttcATACCTGCCAAGTAGACACAAACTCCAAGGCAGAACAGTCCGACTGCCACATGACGCACGGCTCTGCTGTCCAAAAGGAACCAATTTGCTCTGAGGATACAAACATTATACCTTTTACAAACTAGCTTACATTGCTAGTATTGCATCTGCATTTGTTGGACATTTTAATTCTAATGCACAATACAGTTTAACACTCATTACTATTCACTAGAGGGTGGGGGCAAGCAGCTGATTTTGTAAGCCGACGTGGGAAAGGGCTAGCTGCAGGCTGTGTGCTGACTTGTAATGAAAAGGTTATTGTTTAGACGGGCTTATTGGAATTGAGAGGTGGAGGGCATTATTTCAGTGTGGTGCACTGCACACCCttacaacttttatttacttttaaaatcCCACGGTTACCCATTTTCAATCTATTACATTTATTGGAACTACTTTGTGGTTTACAACCAAATGATTGTGCAACTATGTGACATTCATGCTAAATAACTGTTTGTGTCGAATGGC harbors:
- the nr2c2ap gene encoding nuclear receptor 2C2-associated protein — protein: MAASLICRETQCRVSSVLNRDVKQYGKKYMFDSNEETCWNSDQGESQWLILEFPQPIRVSELKFQFQGGFSAKTCRLEGCLKGGDFTVISHFYPEDNNSLQCFPIQDAAAVDRVKILLENSADFFGRIIIYSLDILGEKAT
- the rfxank gene encoding DNA-binding protein RFXANK isoform X1; amino-acid sequence: MAHSYSQRSVIVLSLLGILSAIMSVLSVILIFQLQPQHRALQETTSSVIPADIRVILPPVSTVLSALSLTLNLSSVVVCLLHSYFSTEVCRGELDPERANWFLLDSRAVRHVAVGLFCLGVCVYLAEDVDKEGLFNRSATLTNRQRGNEFTARPASLDALSIHQLAAQGEVSQVAAQLNKNSSLLSIQDERGFTPLMWAAAFGEKAVVDFLLQKGADPRIVARNRESALTLASSGGYVDIIDSLLRRGVDVNAYDWNGGTPLLYAVRGNHVKCVEALLAKGADMTTESDSGYSAMALAVALGHKKIQKVLEDHILRLYKPAWR
- the rfxank gene encoding DNA-binding protein RFXANK isoform X3, whose amino-acid sequence is MDAGGEQSQNIHSSASESIEDVDKEGLFNRSATLTNRQRGNEFTARPASLDALSIHQLAAQGEVSQVAAQLNKNSSLLSIQDERGFTPLMWAAAFGEKAVVDFLLQKGADPRIVARNRESALTLASSGGYVDIIDSLLRRGVDVNAYDWNGGTPLLYAVRGNHVKCVEALLAKGADMTTESDSGYSAMALAVALGHKKIQKVLEDHILRLYKPAWR
- the borcs8 gene encoding BLOC-1-related complex subunit 8 isoform X2; protein product: MEDQEMHLKVRRVSDKFTESMYVLANEPSVALYRLQEHVRRSLPELVQHKTDMQSWEEQSQGAIYTVEYACSAVRSMANSSVYFKNIDNLLRQAISMREQISTSQGRRKRTMDPAMPRDAADRHNPGM
- the borcs8 gene encoding BLOC-1-related complex subunit 8 isoform X1, which translates into the protein MEDQEMHLKVRRVSDKFTESMYVLANEPSVALYRLQEHVRRSLPELVQHKTDMQSWEEQSQGAIYTVEYACSAVRSMANSSVYFKNIDNLLRQAISMREQISTSQGRSLHDSTPSTSPHIAASHTSAKSS
- the rfxank gene encoding DNA-binding protein RFXANK isoform X2 gives rise to the protein MAHSYSQRSVIVLSLLGILSAIMSVLSVILIFQLQPQHRALQETTSSVIPADIRVILPPVSTVLSALSLTLNLSSVVVCLLHSYFSTEVCRGELDPERANWFLLDSRAVRHVAVGLFCLGVCVYLAAMSIFMLLTFEVETGIASVCVLASGILILLVVVIQSLVKVSQIAKCSRASHLETLFQNEHESNSPVSWPCELKIGVDKLRVPCRQSFLQHHISLTPSGSPRHQHYQQEDFPAAGEESQGHASNVDGYSSGGGSGPRSHRTLSTESVLRQAQAKPWNGVNNEMRSVLARKSGITAKDSTLV